A region from the Methanomassiliicoccales archaeon genome encodes:
- a CDS encoding methanogenesis marker protein 6, protein MNDDVETRLILIAPSSDLTPDRIARFVHNLGFPVSVKETCYGVVLEGPKEEVWHTLTEVRKLDPNRIFSKIRAFPVGDIRRCRAHHGSRPGFAQLEKEWKDLCLVEKGLVCLERGEKPPKPKKRMKMPVNDLKKFIEEESP, encoded by the coding sequence ATGAACGATGATGTAGAGACCCGGTTGATACTGATCGCGCCGTCCTCAGACCTAACACCGGACCGGATCGCTCGTTTCGTGCACAACCTCGGTTTTCCGGTCTCGGTCAAGGAGACCTGCTACGGAGTGGTGCTCGAAGGACCGAAGGAAGAGGTGTGGCATACCTTGACGGAGGTCCGAAAGCTGGACCCCAATCGTATCTTCTCCAAGATACGCGCCTTTCCGGTGGGTGATATTCGACGCTGCCGGGCTCACCACGGGTCCCGGCCCGGATTCGCTCAACTGGAGAAGGAATGGAAGGATCTATGCCTGGTTGAGAAGGGGCTCGTTTGTCTGGAGCGGGGGGAAAAACCTCCCAAGCCCAAGAAACGAATGAAAATGCCAGTTAACGATCTAAAGAAGTTCATCGAAGAGGAATCACCATGA
- a CDS encoding methanogenesis marker 5 protein → MKIFIMPPNSLILYDLVERFGHQPLSLMGALKDRVNSNEIEAPPLNVTLDDVKLGLKYAGIEIPSGIRGRMSIYGPLIDQAEAAIFMEDAPYSFGCVGCQRTNELAKLLVRKRKVPILSLEYPEDEDEAKIMVVSIKEFLEELK, encoded by the coding sequence ATGAAGATCTTCATAATGCCACCGAACAGCCTGATATTGTATGACCTGGTGGAAAGGTTCGGCCACCAACCTTTGAGCCTCATGGGGGCTCTGAAGGACCGGGTCAACTCCAATGAGATAGAGGCTCCGCCGCTCAACGTGACCTTGGACGATGTCAAGCTTGGATTGAAGTACGCAGGTATCGAGATCCCCTCGGGCATACGTGGTCGAATGTCCATCTACGGCCCGCTTATCGATCAGGCGGAAGCGGCCATATTCATGGAGGACGCCCCTTACAGCTTTGGATGCGTCGGGTGTCAGAGAACGAACGAACTGGCTAAACTGCTGGTACGCAAGAGAAAGGTGCCCATTCTCTCCCTGGAATACCCTGAGGACGAGGATGAGGCCAAGATCATGGTCGTCAGCATCAAGGAGTTCCTGGAGGAATTAAAATGA
- a CDS encoding methanogenesis marker 3 protein, translating to MRTVVNGLEKELPDGTTVAQAIQGEPYVPGSSVALIRPMEAQRKLTNEYMVKTTKGQFIIQLNESSYAEAWKDIYHDVIGKNLRWQTSRLHAFGSFPTEFQGTRGVSSFKRYDCFFALGGFDASTTYFIISRIDMNDDLGLKDAIFGRVTKGRHVLDRLDEGDIIEDIEPVVLRMTSKDAFATVDLTVPVEDGMSIETYVGVKLDERSPLCCEHFLVVASEGSLPIDEKGFSYSACETNMDTSLGQEYSDVRRSNTVTVRHKGHQAGKIYFYNQVRQMNRSHNQVGNVTNGFNLVHLVPVGGKVLVRPDPMRVMTIGMTQAEAKAFLEARGLKQKRVGDVSDDAVIVEQEPEMTIFALKQEEIETMGVPSEKIFSISMDAKESPWSVRYFRKITGLDHKTIGTLKVHFTFEDMPMITFVGDPVMAADLYPERLMGPSVRGDVAITNMSRPQKGLVGIRLEDSDEFGPTGEEAHGTNVLGRFIGDLDRMMKDIQEGDVIYVRKALLDEFVEPEKKVKIKATKKAPVVKGKVKTGTSKKPSKRPQTKKVNGAGTRSNKSTKKAGKSK from the coding sequence ATGAGAACTGTCGTCAACGGATTGGAAAAAGAGTTGCCCGACGGGACCACGGTCGCCCAGGCCATTCAAGGGGAACCATATGTCCCAGGTAGTTCCGTGGCATTGATCCGCCCTATGGAGGCCCAGCGAAAATTGACCAACGAATACATGGTCAAGACCACTAAGGGACAATTCATCATTCAGCTCAATGAATCATCCTATGCGGAAGCCTGGAAGGATATCTACCACGACGTGATCGGAAAGAATCTTCGCTGGCAGACAAGTCGACTACACGCCTTCGGATCCTTTCCCACCGAGTTTCAAGGGACAAGGGGCGTCAGCAGCTTCAAGCGCTATGATTGTTTCTTCGCTCTGGGTGGATTCGATGCATCCACTACATATTTCATAATCTCCAGGATCGACATGAACGATGATCTGGGGTTAAAGGACGCCATCTTTGGGCGCGTTACCAAGGGCAGGCATGTTCTGGATCGTCTTGATGAGGGTGACATCATTGAGGACATCGAGCCAGTCGTGCTCCGCATGACCTCAAAGGACGCTTTCGCCACGGTCGATCTGACCGTACCTGTGGAAGATGGCATGTCCATCGAGACCTATGTCGGTGTCAAGCTGGACGAACGTTCGCCTCTATGCTGTGAACATTTTCTAGTGGTAGCGAGCGAAGGTAGTCTGCCCATCGATGAAAAGGGATTCAGCTACAGTGCCTGTGAAACGAACATGGATACCAGCTTGGGACAGGAATACAGCGACGTACGTCGATCAAATACGGTCACCGTACGGCACAAAGGCCACCAGGCGGGCAAGATATATTTCTATAACCAAGTGCGGCAGATGAATCGTTCCCACAACCAGGTGGGGAACGTCACGAACGGCTTCAATCTGGTACATCTGGTACCGGTTGGAGGCAAAGTATTGGTCAGACCGGACCCTATGCGTGTCATGACCATAGGTATGACCCAGGCAGAGGCCAAGGCCTTCCTGGAAGCCCGAGGTCTTAAGCAGAAGAGGGTCGGGGATGTTTCCGACGACGCTGTCATCGTGGAACAGGAACCGGAGATGACCATCTTTGCCCTTAAACAGGAGGAGATCGAGACAATGGGCGTTCCCTCGGAGAAGATATTCTCCATTTCCATGGACGCGAAAGAATCACCGTGGTCGGTTCGTTACTTCCGCAAGATAACCGGACTCGACCACAAAACAATAGGCACCCTGAAGGTACACTTCACCTTCGAGGACATGCCCATGATCACCTTCGTAGGGGACCCCGTAATGGCCGCCGATCTGTACCCCGAGAGACTAATGGGACCTTCGGTACGTGGCGATGTGGCCATAACCAACATGTCACGTCCACAGAAGGGATTGGTGGGCATTAGGTTGGAGGATAGCGATGAGTTCGGTCCCACGGGCGAAGAGGCCCACGGGACCAATGTCCTAGGGCGATTCATCGGCGACCTCGATCGCATGATGAAGGACATCCAGGAAGGAGACGTCATCTATGTGCGCAAGGCGCTGTTGGATGAGTTTGTCGAACCGGAGAAAAAAGTGAAAATAAAGGCGACCAAGAAGGCTCCTGTCGTTAAGGGCAAGGTAAAGACAGGGACTTCGAAGAAACCATCTAAAAGGCCTCAGACCAAGAAGGTCAATGGTGCTGGGACGAGGTCGAACAAGTCCACCAAGAAGGCGGGGAAATCCAAATGA